The following coding sequences are from one Humulus lupulus chromosome X, drHumLupu1.1, whole genome shotgun sequence window:
- the LOC133803446 gene encoding uncharacterized protein LOC133803446 translates to MDKSDEKERLIGEIEEEKEETAPISDVSAPNPNLNPSPKSVRTKVPEVEIHLYRTGKGPIDVFKSSLGGWDQDQLEVRTILDKYGFKSLFAFSTQTGRGVPIRFHPRNGRSMLPYRDGSVIYVDGEPKDSLMKPVTKILLGVALITLLITFVLKETPQWMKKFNVVGGNFPPWILACVVIVFTRMRKRTKDLLTKHGW, encoded by the exons ATGGACAAGTCTGACGAAAAAGAGAGGCTAATTGGGGAAAtcgaagaagaaaaagaagaaacgGCGCCAATCTCAGATGTCTCTGCTCCGAATCCCAATCTTAATCCGAGTCCCAAATCGGTGAGGACGAAGGTTCCGGAGGTTGAGATCCATCTTTACCGGACGGGCAAAGGTCCGATCGATGTGTTCAAGTCGAGTCTTGGTGGCTGGGACCAGGATCAGTTGGAGGTCCGCACCATCCTCGACAAATATGGCTTCAAATCGCTCTTCGCTTTCAGCACCCAAACCGGCCGTGGTGTTCCGATTCGCTTCCATCCTAGGAACGGAAGGTCTATGCTCCCTTACAGAGATGGATCTGTAATTTACGTTGATGGCGAGCCCAAG GATTCGCTAATGAAGCCAGTGACCAAGATCTTGCTTGGGGTAGCACTTATAACCCTTTTGATAACATTCGTGTTAAAGGAAACTCCACAATGGATGAAGAAGTTCAACGTTGTTGGTGGAAATTTCCCGCCATGGATTCTTGCTTGTGTGGTTATAGTTTTCACACGTATGAGGAAGAGAACCaaggacttgctaaccaagcatGGGTGGTGA